A portion of the Desulfovibrio sp. Fe33 genome contains these proteins:
- a CDS encoding NAD(P)/FAD-dependent oxidoreductase, translated as MLATDEETMTNTVKTDFDVIIVGAGPAGLFAAYHLSEHSNLDVLLIDKGKRSLKRNCPISGDQECIKCRPCNILCGVGGAGLFSDGKLNYIHKLGKTDLTQFVGITEAIQLIDETEAIFNKFGMDGKVFPTDMEAAKQIRKQARKDGIDLLVIKQKHLGSDNLPGHIAGMADHICDKGVVFRTSETVTDVLVSEGRVTGVVTSRGEYAARNVILASGRVGAEWVAHEVRKHGIQVSQRGIEVGVRVEVHNEIMQDICSVIYDPTFFVRTNKYDDQTRTFCTNYGGYVALENYQDFVCVNGHALMNKKSDNTNFAFLSKVVLNDPVEDNQAYGESIGRLATLIGGGKPILQRFGDLRRGRRSTWDRIGNGYIEPTLRNVVPGDIAMALPERILTNLMDGLEQLNNVVPGVSNDETLLYAPEIKFFATQVETREHLETSVDGLFVAGDGPGVAGNIVGAAATALIPAKEIIRRS; from the coding sequence ATACTTGCGACAGACGAGGAGACCATGACCAATACCGTGAAGACAGATTTCGACGTCATTATCGTGGGGGCCGGCCCGGCCGGGTTGTTCGCCGCCTACCACCTCAGCGAGCATTCCAACCTGGACGTTCTGCTGATCGACAAGGGCAAGCGCTCCCTGAAGCGCAACTGTCCCATCTCCGGCGATCAGGAGTGCATCAAGTGCCGCCCCTGCAACATCCTGTGCGGCGTCGGCGGGGCCGGGTTGTTTTCCGACGGCAAGCTCAACTACATTCACAAGCTCGGCAAGACCGACCTGACCCAGTTCGTCGGCATCACCGAGGCGATTCAGCTTATCGATGAGACCGAAGCCATCTTCAACAAGTTCGGCATGGACGGAAAAGTCTTCCCTACCGACATGGAGGCGGCGAAGCAGATTCGCAAACAGGCGCGCAAGGACGGCATCGACCTGCTCGTTATCAAGCAGAAGCATCTGGGCAGCGACAACCTGCCCGGCCATATCGCGGGCATGGCCGATCATATCTGCGACAAGGGTGTGGTCTTTCGCACCTCCGAGACCGTCACCGATGTGCTCGTGAGCGAGGGGCGGGTGACGGGCGTCGTTACCAGCCGGGGGGAATACGCCGCCCGGAACGTTATCCTCGCGTCCGGACGGGTCGGAGCCGAATGGGTTGCCCATGAGGTTCGCAAGCACGGCATCCAGGTGTCCCAGCGCGGCATCGAGGTAGGCGTTCGCGTCGAGGTCCATAATGAGATCATGCAGGACATCTGCTCGGTTATCTACGACCCGACATTCTTCGTCCGTACCAACAAGTACGACGATCAGACCCGCACTTTCTGCACCAATTACGGCGGGTACGTCGCGCTTGAAAACTATCAGGACTTCGTTTGCGTCAACGGCCATGCGCTCATGAACAAGAAGTCCGACAACACCAACTTCGCCTTCCTTTCCAAGGTAGTTCTCAACGATCCGGTGGAGGACAACCAGGCGTATGGCGAGTCCATCGGCCGTCTGGCCACCCTTATCGGAGGCGGCAAGCCCATCCTTCAGCGGTTCGGCGACCTCAGGCGCGGCCGCCGGTCCACCTGGGACCGTATCGGCAACGGCTACATCGAGCCGACACTCAGGAATGTGGTCCCCGGCGACATCGCCATGGCCCTGCCCGAGCGTATCCTGACCAACCTTATGGATGGTCTGGAGCAGCTCAACAACGTGGTGCCTGGCGTGTCCAATGACGAAACCCTGCTCTACGCCCCGGAAATAAAGTTCTTCGCCACCCAGGTCGAGACCCGCGAGCACCTCGAGACCAGCGTGGACGGTCTGTTCGTGGCCGGAGACGGTCCCGGCGTGGCCGGCAATATTGTCGGCGCGGCCGCCACCGCCCTCATCCCCGCCAAGGAAATCATCCGCCGCTCGTGA
- the gcvH gene encoding glycine cleavage system protein GcvH, with amino-acid sequence MIPEDLLYAKTHEWVMIEDDVATVGITQFAQEQLGDLTFVELPEVGDTFEAGAEMGSVESVKAASEIYAPVSGEVIEVNTELEDAPEKVNEEPYGAGWMLKFRIKGAPEGLLNAEGYAAVVESEAH; translated from the coding sequence ATGATCCCTGAAGATTTGTTGTACGCGAAAACCCACGAATGGGTCATGATCGAAGATGACGTCGCCACCGTCGGCATCACCCAGTTCGCTCAGGAGCAACTGGGCGACCTGACCTTCGTGGAACTGCCCGAGGTGGGCGACACCTTCGAGGCGGGCGCGGAAATGGGCTCCGTCGAGTCCGTCAAGGCCGCGAGCGAGATATACGCCCCGGTGAGCGGCGAGGTCATCGAGGTCAACACCGAGCTTGAGGACGCGCCGGAAAAGGTCAACGAAGAGCCCTACGGCGCGGGCTGGATGCTCAAGTTCCGGATCAAGGGCGCTCCCGAGGGGCTGCTGAACGCCGAAGGCTACGCCGCCGTGGTCGAATCCGAGGCGCACTAG
- the folE2 gene encoding GTP cyclohydrolase FolE2, which yields MEDVQKSKATIAMPIDRVGVKGLRLPIIVRDRESGIQHTVAQVSMSVDLPAEFKGTHMSRFVEALEYWEGTLDYNSFRTLLDDIVDRLQARSAHLRFVFPYFLRRRSPVSKAGGLMDYTCRVDGNLKEGKLTFTLGADVPVMTVCPCSKAISDEGAHSQRAEVRIRTRFDGFLWLEDLIEIGERAGSCQVFSLLKREDEKYVTETAFANPTFVEDVVREAAKGLDEHPRVHWYKVEVESFESIHNHSAFAVIESGD from the coding sequence ATGGAAGATGTACAGAAGAGTAAGGCGACTATCGCCATGCCCATCGACAGGGTGGGCGTCAAGGGGTTGCGGCTGCCGATCATAGTCCGGGACCGCGAGTCCGGGATTCAGCATACCGTGGCCCAGGTTTCCATGTCGGTTGACCTGCCCGCCGAGTTCAAGGGCACGCACATGAGCCGTTTCGTGGAAGCTCTGGAATATTGGGAAGGGACCCTCGACTACAATTCCTTCCGGACGCTCCTCGACGACATCGTGGATCGTCTCCAGGCTCGCAGCGCCCACTTGCGCTTCGTTTTTCCCTATTTTTTGCGTCGCCGGTCGCCTGTCTCCAAGGCGGGGGGGCTCATGGACTACACCTGCCGGGTGGACGGCAATCTCAAGGAAGGCAAGCTGACCTTCACCCTGGGCGCGGACGTGCCGGTCATGACCGTCTGTCCCTGTTCCAAGGCAATCTCCGACGAAGGCGCGCACTCCCAGCGGGCCGAGGTGCGTATCCGCACCCGTTTCGACGGCTTCCTCTGGCTGGAGGACCTCATCGAGATCGGCGAGCGGGCGGGCTCCTGCCAGGTGTTTTCCCTGCTCAAGCGCGAGGATGAGAAGTACGTCACCGAGACCGCCTTCGCCAACCCGACCTTTGTTGAGGACGTGGTCCGCGAGGCGGCCAAGGGACTCGACGAACATCCCCGCGTCCACTGGTACAAGGTCGAGGTGGAGAGCTTCGAGTCCATCCACAACCACTCGGCCTTCGCAGTGATCGAGAGCGGGGATTAG
- a CDS encoding dihydrolipoyl dehydrogenase family protein produces the protein MTYDLIVIGAGPGGFDAAVEAAGLGLSVALIEKDFLGGTCLNRGCIPTKLWLGATSAVEELHNQARMKVASGEVTVNFAALQSRVQKHLAGTRKAMGMQLKKLGVELVEGTGRLAGDHQVAVASADGEKTLAYKKLVVATGSRPIFFPGLEPDGDCVLDSDMFLSLESMPESLIVVGAGFIGLEMAQVAHRFGCKVTVVDAMDRVAPLEDPEVSQALAGVFKRWKWDIRLNERVAGVVTRDGRALLTLNSGEHIVADKALVAVGRGPVTKGIGLEEAGVELLFNQIQVDEHLLAAPDIYAIGDANGHIQLAHAASHQAHYVALHAAGKIEAPYVVGPVPSVLYGSPEAMRVGLMENEAFLADFETTEVSVAQLAANPMAQAHAATQGFVKIIWSGGKVVGVTAVGHDVSRLVTPAAMIVHQGWTLDDIHSVIFPHPSLDEALLMALKAERKQVQ, from the coding sequence ATGACTTATGATCTCATAGTAATAGGGGCCGGTCCCGGCGGATTCGACGCAGCCGTTGAAGCCGCCGGCCTCGGCCTGTCCGTGGCCCTGATCGAAAAGGACTTCCTCGGCGGCACCTGCCTCAATCGCGGGTGCATTCCGACCAAGCTCTGGCTCGGGGCCACCTCCGCCGTCGAGGAGCTGCACAACCAAGCTCGCATGAAGGTCGCCTCGGGCGAGGTGACCGTCAACTTCGCGGCCCTGCAAAGCCGGGTGCAGAAGCATCTGGCAGGCACGCGCAAGGCCATGGGAATGCAGCTCAAGAAACTCGGCGTGGAGTTGGTCGAAGGCACCGGCCGCCTGGCGGGAGACCACCAGGTGGCCGTGGCCTCCGCCGACGGCGAGAAGACCCTCGCCTACAAAAAATTGGTGGTCGCCACCGGGTCCAGGCCCATCTTCTTCCCCGGCCTGGAACCAGACGGCGACTGCGTCCTCGACTCCGACATGTTCCTTTCCCTGGAATCCATGCCCGAATCGCTTATTGTGGTCGGCGCGGGATTCATCGGCCTGGAAATGGCCCAGGTGGCCCACCGCTTCGGCTGCAAAGTCACCGTCGTGGACGCCATGGACCGCGTGGCCCCACTGGAGGACCCCGAAGTTTCCCAGGCCCTGGCCGGCGTATTCAAACGCTGGAAATGGGACATCAGGCTGAACGAACGCGTGGCCGGAGTCGTCACCCGCGACGGCCGGGCCCTGCTCACCCTGAACTCGGGCGAACATATCGTTGCCGACAAGGCCCTGGTGGCCGTCGGGCGCGGCCCCGTGACCAAGGGAATCGGCCTGGAGGAAGCGGGCGTCGAGCTGCTCTTCAACCAGATTCAGGTGGACGAGCATCTCCTGGCCGCGCCGGACATCTATGCCATCGGCGACGCCAACGGCCACATCCAGTTGGCCCATGCGGCATCGCATCAGGCCCACTATGTGGCCCTCCATGCGGCGGGCAAAATCGAAGCCCCCTACGTGGTCGGCCCGGTGCCAAGCGTGCTGTACGGCTCGCCCGAAGCCATGCGCGTGGGACTCATGGAAAATGAGGCATTCCTGGCGGATTTCGAGACCACCGAAGTCTCCGTGGCCCAGCTCGCGGCCAATCCCATGGCCCAGGCCCACGCGGCCACCCAGGGGTTCGTCAAAATAATCTGGTCCGGCGGAAAAGTCGTCGGCGTCACCGCCGTAGGCCACGACGTGTCCCGGCTCGTCACTCCGGCGGCCATGATCGTACACCAGGGCTGGACCCTGGACGACATCCATTCGGTCATCTTCCCGCATCCGTCCCTGGACGAAGCCCTGCTCATGGCCCTCAAGGCCGAAAGGAAACAAGTGCAATGA
- a CDS encoding flagellar basal body rod C-terminal domain-containing protein, which yields MSDANISALSALSTVQEVSANNIANVNTDGFRASAVSLESGPEGRGVEVASITESSVPGVVVDGVETSNTDLGREMTDMMVTGHAFSANTAFIRAQEEMTGHLLNMIA from the coding sequence ATGTCCGACGCCAACATCTCGGCCCTGTCCGCTCTGTCCACCGTGCAGGAGGTCTCGGCCAACAACATCGCCAATGTGAACACCGACGGCTTCAGGGCTTCGGCGGTTTCCCTGGAGTCCGGGCCGGAAGGGCGGGGCGTCGAGGTGGCGTCCATCACCGAATCCTCCGTGCCCGGCGTTGTCGTTGACGGCGTGGAGACCTCCAATACCGACCTCGGCCGTGAGATGACGGACATGATGGTCACCGGACACGCCTTTTCCGCGAATACCGCTTTCATCCGCGCCCAGGAGGAGATGACCGGCCATCTCCTGAACATGATCGCCTGA
- a CDS encoding sigma-54 interaction domain-containing protein gives MSLNLDGIIGNSPALAKVFKVLKKVAPTDSTVLVTGESGTGKELLVRALHRNSVRRDMPFVPINCGAIPRELLESELFGHEKGAFTHAIRSRPGRFELADGGTIFLDEIGDMDLSLQVKILRALQEKEIERVGGTSIKKVDVRVVAATNRDLEGEVASGRFREDLFYRLNVIPLKLPPLRERGMDILLLAEHFLGRHCGSKARKALTLTDKARQMLLTYSWPGNVRELENFMERLTILCDGCEVKPQDLPEKIFADIGESPLREEEIIEPLRPVGFAWPSLKDMRDKDLKLKDFLEAIEGRLLAEALEQADGVKNKAAELVGIKRTTLIEKLKKRDLL, from the coding sequence ATGTCGCTCAATCTGGACGGCATCATTGGGAACAGTCCGGCCCTGGCGAAGGTCTTCAAGGTCCTGAAAAAGGTCGCGCCTACTGACAGCACTGTGCTGGTCACGGGCGAGTCCGGGACCGGCAAGGAACTTCTGGTCAGGGCATTGCACCGCAACAGCGTGCGCCGCGACATGCCGTTCGTCCCTATCAACTGCGGGGCGATTCCGAGGGAACTGCTCGAATCCGAGCTCTTCGGCCATGAAAAGGGAGCCTTTACCCACGCCATTCGTTCACGGCCCGGCCGGTTTGAGCTGGCCGACGGCGGAACGATCTTCCTCGACGAGATCGGCGACATGGACCTCTCGTTGCAGGTCAAGATTCTTCGCGCACTGCAAGAGAAGGAAATCGAGCGGGTGGGCGGCACCTCCATCAAGAAGGTCGACGTCCGCGTGGTGGCGGCCACCAACCGGGACTTGGAAGGTGAGGTAGCCTCGGGCAGGTTCCGCGAGGACCTGTTCTACCGCCTCAACGTCATTCCCCTGAAACTGCCGCCCCTGCGTGAACGCGGCATGGATATCCTGCTGCTGGCCGAGCATTTTCTGGGCCGCCACTGCGGAAGCAAGGCGCGCAAGGCGCTTACCTTGACCGATAAGGCGAGGCAGATGCTCCTGACGTATTCCTGGCCCGGCAATGTGCGCGAGCTGGAAAACTTCATGGAGCGGCTGACCATCCTGTGCGACGGCTGCGAGGTTAAGCCACAGGATTTGCCGGAAAAAATCTTTGCGGACATCGGGGAAAGCCCGCTCAGGGAGGAGGAGATTATCGAGCCTCTTCGCCCTGTCGGATTCGCCTGGCCCTCCCTCAAGGACATGCGGGACAAGGACCTCAAGCTCAAGGATTTTCTGGAGGCCATCGAGGGCCGTCTTCTGGCGGAGGCTCTGGAGCAGGCCGACGGGGTCAAGAACAAGGCTGCGGAACTGGTCGGCATAAAGAGAACCACCCTCATCGAGAAGCTGAAAAAGAGGGATTTGCTGTAA
- a CDS encoding YhcH/YjgK/YiaL family protein: MILDDLNAADLYAALNPRFPAAFAFLRRPDLADLPTGRIDLEDGLYAVVAKGPGRKAEDALIETHDHYIDLAYVISGTDNIGWKARRDLGPSVEASDPRSDVAFYSDAPTHWAEVLPGMIAVYFPEDAHMPMISDGEIHKIIMKVRV, translated from the coding sequence ATGATCCTGGACGATCTCAATGCTGCCGACCTCTACGCGGCCCTGAATCCCCGCTTTCCCGCCGCCTTCGCCTTTCTGCGCAGGCCGGACCTCGCCGACCTGCCCACGGGCCGGATCGACCTTGAGGACGGCCTGTATGCGGTGGTGGCCAAAGGGCCGGGACGCAAGGCCGAGGACGCGCTCATCGAGACCCACGACCATTACATCGACCTCGCCTACGTCATCAGCGGCACGGACAACATCGGCTGGAAGGCGAGACGCGATCTCGGCCCTTCGGTAGAGGCGTCAGATCCTCGCAGCGATGTGGCCTTCTACTCGGACGCGCCCACCCACTGGGCTGAAGTTCTGCCCGGCATGATCGCCGTCTACTTCCCCGAAGACGCCCACATGCCCATGATCTCCGATGGCGAGATACACAAGATCATCATGAAAGTCCGCGTCTGA
- the nikR gene encoding nickel-responsive transcriptional regulator NikR, with the protein MGKTIRFGVSLDSDLLEKFDQHCAERSYQTRSEAIRDLIRNTLVQREWEQAEGDLAGTLTLVYDHHKSGLSQRLTEIQHEAHHVIQSSLHVHLDHYNCLEVIILKGDAEVIKDLGQKLISTKGVKHGNLALTTTGKDLI; encoded by the coding sequence ATGGGCAAGACCATTCGATTCGGCGTGTCTCTGGATTCCGATTTGCTTGAAAAGTTCGATCAGCATTGCGCGGAACGCAGCTATCAGACCCGTTCCGAGGCTATCCGCGACCTTATCCGCAACACTCTGGTGCAGCGTGAATGGGAGCAGGCCGAGGGCGATCTGGCCGGAACCCTGACCCTGGTCTACGACCACCACAAATCCGGGCTGTCGCAACGGCTGACCGAGATTCAGCACGAGGCGCATCACGTCATCCAGTCCTCGCTGCACGTCCACCTCGACCATTACAATTGCCTTGAGGTCATCATCCTCAAGGGCGACGCCGAGGTCATCAAGGATCTCGGGCAGAAGCTCATATCCACCAAGGGCGTCAAGCACGGCAACCTCGCCTTGACAACCACGGGCAAAGATTTGATTTAA
- the gcvPA gene encoding aminomethyl-transferring glycine dehydrogenase subunit GcvPA codes for MPFVPHTEDEVREMLATIGVNSVDDLFAEISADMRPKSFDIPEGLSEMEVLSKLEALAAKNATDSVSFLGAGFYDHYIPAAVDALTMRGEFYTAYTPYQPEASQGTLQAIFEYQTAVTRLLGMECANASVYDGGTALYEATMMAVRKTRRRKIVVSEGLNPIYRVMLGSYTTNLDVDLVTVPHKDGQTDLAGLKNALDDSTAAVLVQNPNFFGSINDLTELFAAAKAVKAVSIMSVYPVLQTLLKTPGEMGADIAVAEGQSLGMPLSFGGPYLGIMTCTKEMVRQLPGRIVGRTTDTEGRTGYVLTLQAREQHIRRQRATSNICSNQSLCALRALVHMCALGEMGLKRAARVSMERAHICAERLTAIPGVEMLTKGTFGNEFAVTLPVNAFEAIDKLAERGYIPGFPLGRYFEGLENGLLVACTEKTSEEQIGIFAEMLRGALK; via the coding sequence ATGCCGTTTGTACCGCATACCGAAGACGAAGTGCGCGAGATGCTCGCCACCATCGGCGTGAACTCCGTGGATGATCTCTTTGCCGAGATTTCCGCCGACATGCGTCCGAAGAGTTTCGACATCCCCGAAGGGCTGAGCGAAATGGAGGTCCTCTCCAAGCTCGAAGCCCTGGCCGCGAAAAACGCCACCGACAGCGTCAGCTTCCTTGGCGCGGGCTTTTACGATCACTACATTCCGGCCGCCGTCGACGCGCTGACCATGCGCGGCGAATTCTACACGGCCTACACGCCCTACCAGCCCGAGGCGTCCCAGGGCACCCTGCAGGCGATCTTCGAATACCAGACCGCCGTGACCAGGCTCCTGGGCATGGAATGCGCCAACGCCTCGGTCTACGACGGCGGCACCGCCCTGTATGAAGCCACAATGATGGCCGTGCGCAAGACCAGGCGTCGCAAGATCGTGGTCTCCGAAGGGCTCAATCCCATCTACCGCGTCATGCTCGGTTCCTACACCACCAACCTGGATGTGGATCTCGTCACCGTCCCGCACAAGGACGGACAGACTGACCTCGCGGGCCTCAAAAACGCCCTCGACGACTCCACCGCCGCCGTGCTGGTGCAGAACCCGAACTTCTTCGGCTCCATCAACGACCTCACCGAGCTGTTCGCGGCGGCCAAGGCGGTCAAGGCCGTTTCCATCATGTCCGTATACCCGGTGCTCCAAACCCTGCTCAAGACGCCGGGCGAAATGGGCGCAGACATCGCCGTGGCCGAAGGCCAGTCCCTGGGTATGCCTCTCTCCTTCGGCGGCCCCTACCTGGGCATCATGACCTGCACCAAGGAAATGGTCCGCCAACTGCCCGGCCGCATCGTCGGCCGGACCACCGACACCGAAGGCCGCACCGGCTACGTGCTCACCCTCCAGGCCCGCGAGCAGCACATCCGCCGCCAGAGGGCCACATCCAACATCTGCTCCAACCAGTCCCTGTGCGCCCTGCGCGCACTGGTCCACATGTGCGCCCTGGGCGAGATGGGCCTCAAGCGGGCGGCCAGGGTTTCCATGGAGCGCGCCCACATCTGCGCGGAGCGCCTGACCGCCATCCCCGGCGTTGAGATGCTCACCAAGGGAACCTTCGGCAATGAATTCGCCGTGACCCTGCCCGTCAACGCTTTCGAAGCCATCGACAAGCTGGCCGAGCGCGGCTACATCCCGGGCTTCCCGCTGGGCCGGTACTTCGAGGGACTGGAAAACGGCCTGCTGGTGGCCTGCACGGAAAAGACCAGCGAAGAACAGATCGGCATTTTCGCCGAGATGCTGCGAGGTGCGCTGAAATGA
- the gcvPB gene encoding aminomethyl-transferring glycine dehydrogenase subunit GcvPB — protein MKTIFEQSVAGREGCWPCEGMAEEAYIPKDLLRDGDIGLPSVSELDVVRHFTKLSQLNYSVDSNFYPLGSCTMKYNPKFTEVAAALPGFTRLHPVMPQLRGAGGLCQGALEVMYEIERLLCEITGMAAYTMHPMAGAHGELTGVMLMAAYHRDKGNKKTKVIVPDSAHGTNPASAAIAGFEIVSVESKDGIVDPAALEKVLDDEVAGMMMTCPNTLGLFEKNLPEVVRMLRKVDALLYYDGANLNAIMGKMRVGDVGFDIVHWNVHKTLATPHGGGGPGSGPVGVSERLVDYLPISRVRKREDGQFFLDYDFPKSIGYVAPFYGNFGVYLKAYAYVLRLGGAGLTRASENAVLAANYMRKRLSSHFEVPYNRTCMHEFVISASPQAHKGVHALDFAKGLLDKGYHAPTIYFPLIVPEAIMIEPTETENKETLDKFCDDLIELAEMVDSNPEALTSAPVNLPVTRLDETKAARSMELTDDL, from the coding sequence ATGAAGACCATCTTTGAACAATCCGTAGCCGGACGCGAAGGCTGCTGGCCCTGCGAAGGCATGGCGGAAGAAGCCTACATTCCCAAGGACCTGCTGCGCGACGGCGACATCGGCCTACCCTCCGTTTCCGAGCTCGACGTCGTCCGCCACTTCACCAAGCTGTCCCAGCTCAACTACAGCGTGGACAGCAACTTCTATCCCCTGGGGTCGTGCACCATGAAGTACAACCCCAAATTCACCGAAGTCGCCGCAGCCCTTCCCGGCTTCACCCGGCTGCATCCGGTCATGCCCCAGTTGCGCGGCGCGGGCGGACTGTGCCAGGGCGCGCTTGAGGTGATGTACGAAATCGAACGGCTGCTGTGCGAAATCACCGGCATGGCCGCTTACACCATGCACCCCATGGCTGGAGCCCACGGCGAGTTGACCGGCGTCATGCTCATGGCCGCCTACCACCGCGACAAGGGCAACAAGAAGACCAAGGTCATCGTGCCCGACTCGGCCCACGGCACCAACCCGGCATCCGCCGCCATCGCGGGCTTCGAGATCGTCTCCGTGGAATCCAAGGACGGCATCGTTGATCCCGCCGCCCTGGAAAAGGTCCTGGACGACGAAGTGGCGGGCATGATGATGACCTGCCCGAACACGCTGGGCCTGTTCGAAAAGAACCTGCCCGAAGTCGTGCGCATGTTGCGCAAGGTCGACGCCCTGCTCTACTACGACGGCGCGAACCTCAACGCCATCATGGGCAAGATGCGCGTCGGCGACGTCGGCTTCGACATCGTCCACTGGAACGTCCACAAGACCCTGGCCACCCCCCATGGCGGCGGCGGCCCCGGTTCCGGTCCCGTCGGCGTGTCCGAACGGCTGGTGGACTACCTGCCCATCTCCAGGGTCCGCAAACGCGAGGACGGCCAGTTCTTCCTGGACTACGACTTCCCCAAGTCCATCGGCTACGTGGCCCCCTTCTACGGCAACTTCGGCGTGTACCTGAAGGCCTACGCCTATGTGCTGCGCCTTGGCGGCGCGGGCCTGACCCGGGCCAGCGAAAACGCGGTCCTGGCCGCCAACTACATGCGCAAACGGCTTTCGAGCCACTTCGAGGTCCCCTACAACCGCACTTGCATGCACGAGTTCGTGATCTCCGCATCCCCCCAGGCGCACAAGGGAGTCCATGCCCTGGACTTCGCCAAAGGCCTGCTGGACAAGGGCTACCACGCGCCCACCATCTACTTCCCGCTCATCGTCCCCGAGGCGATCATGATCGAGCCGACCGAGACCGAGAACAAGGAAACGCTCGACAAGTTCTGCGATGATCTCATCGAGCTGGCGGAAATGGTGGATTCCAACCCCGAGGCACTGACTTCGGCCCCGGTGAACCTGCCCGTGACCAGACTGGACGAGACCAAGGCCGCCCGGTCCATGGAACTGACTGATGACTTATGA
- a CDS encoding class I SAM-dependent methyltransferase, which produces MSDTSSINFSAESYAAPDPGSRVEVEVGGRVWLLDRAADMEALWNAMDDGDLDEDERLPYWAEVWPASVLLGRHILRNAERLRGRSCLDLGCGLGLTGMIAASAGARVAAFDYEWPAVRFARHNGELNNVPQPLWLLMDWRQPAFKPRVFDFIWGGDVLYEKRFFDPLIRLFRHALAPGGRIWIGEPVRTVSRPVWDRLRAEGFAAEKLTVEKVALCGQNATVNLWEITIP; this is translated from the coding sequence ATGAGCGATACATCTTCAATCAACTTTTCGGCTGAGTCCTACGCCGCTCCCGATCCGGGTTCCCGCGTGGAGGTGGAAGTGGGCGGCCGCGTCTGGCTGCTCGACCGCGCCGCCGACATGGAGGCGTTGTGGAACGCCATGGACGACGGCGATCTGGACGAGGACGAACGGCTTCCGTACTGGGCCGAGGTCTGGCCCGCCAGCGTGCTGCTCGGGCGGCATATTCTGCGCAATGCGGAGAGGCTGCGCGGCCGTTCCTGTCTCGACCTCGGCTGCGGGCTCGGCCTGACGGGCATGATAGCGGCGTCGGCGGGCGCGCGGGTGGCGGCCTTCGATTACGAATGGCCCGCCGTGCGTTTCGCCCGGCACAACGGCGAACTCAACAACGTTCCCCAGCCCCTGTGGCTGCTCATGGATTGGCGGCAGCCTGCGTTCAAGCCCCGCGTCTTCGATTTTATCTGGGGCGGGGACGTGCTGTATGAAAAACGTTTTTTTGATCCCCTGATCCGTTTGTTCCGCCACGCTCTTGCGCCCGGCGGACGCATCTGGATCGGCGAGCCGGTTCGCACCGTTTCCAGGCCCGTATGGGACCGGTTGCGCGCCGAAGGGTTCGCGGCCGAGAAATTGACCGTGGAAAAGGTCGCCCTGTGCGGCCAGAACGCCACGGTAAACCTGTGGGAAATCACCATTCCCTGA